The following proteins are encoded in a genomic region of Maniola jurtina chromosome 17, ilManJurt1.1, whole genome shotgun sequence:
- the LOC123874003 gene encoding solute carrier family 41 member 1-like, with protein sequence MSSFVMNRVKSTNPKMVNHSKTIAASVMDSDAYRLITNEEKPPDIKYDKESSWITGVQMFVSLLLAGFGMVGASLLLDVVQHWPVFEQVQEVVILVPALLGLKGNLEMTLASRLSTHAHLGHLEKSLSSLVVGNLCLIQCQAILVGFLAAMAAVTMGWIPKGIFNVNHAMLLCASSVLTASFASFVLGLIMIGVIVVSKKININPDNVATPIAASLGDLTTLALLSWIASLLFRSIDTNTVLPSIIITAGAILVPLCGYIAWKNPFTQQALDEGWVPVVSAMVISSIGGLILDYTVVNYEGIAVFQLVINGIGGNMVALHASRLSTLLHTGQKEGAVMGNASKLLLLMVIPGQLIFIYTIGYIKAGHTSLTPIFTLVYMTAALLQVFLLLTISHYMVIGMWKLGLDPDNSAIPYLTALGDLLGTALLGIAFHILYAIGDKDKDVGD encoded by the coding sequence aTGAGTTCATTTGTGATGAACAGAGTTAAGAGTACTAATCCCAAAATGGTGAACCATTCAAAGACTATCGCTGCATCAGTTATGGATTCGGACGCGTATCGACTTATCACAAATGAAGAAAAACCGCCGGATATTAAATATGACAAAGAAAGTTCGTGGATTACCGGAGTGCAAATGTTTGTGTCTCTCCTGCTTGCTGGATTCGGAATGGTGGGGGCTAGTTTGCTGCTGGACGTTGTGCAACATTGGCCTGTCTTTGAACAAGTGCAAGAAGTGGTTATTTTAGTGCCAGCTCTACTAGGTTTAAAGGGCAACTTAGAAATGACATTAGCATCTAGATTATCCACTCATGCACACTTAGGACATCTTGAAAAAAGTTTAAGTTCTCTAGTTGTAGGAAACTTGTGTCTTATTCAATGCCAGGCTATATTAGTTGGTTTCTTAGCTGCAATGGCAGCTGTGACTATGGGCTGGATACCCAAAGGAATATTTAATGTTAATCATGCAATGTTGCTCTGTGCGTCTAGTGTACTTACAGCATCTTTTGCTAGTTTTGTCCTTGGTTTAATTATGATAGGTGTGATTGTTGTATCTAAAAAGATAAATATAAATCCTGATAATGTAGCAACACCTATAGCTGCCAGTCTTGGAGACTTGACAACATTGGCACTGTTATCTTGGATAGCTTCATTGTTGTTCCGTTCAATTGATACAAACACTGTTTTGCCATCTATTATTATCACAGCAGGTGCTATACTTGTGCCACTGTGTGGTTATATTGCATGGAAGAATCCCTTCACACAGCAAGCGTTAGATGAGGGGTGGGTGCCTGTTGTTTCGGCCATGGTCATCAGTAGTATTGGGGGTTTAATTTTAGATTATACAGTAGTTAACTATGAAGGCATAGCTGTATTTCAGTTAGTTATTAATGGAATAGGTGGAAACATGGTTGCACTTCATGCTTCCAGATTGTCAACTTTGTTACATACTGGTCAAAAGGAAGGGGCTGTAATGGGTAATGCTAGCAAACTGTTATTGTTAATGGTGATTCCAGGGCagttgatatttatttatacaatagGGTACATAAAAGCTGGTCATACCTCATTGACTCCAATTTTTACTTTAGTTTACATGACTGCTGCCTTATTGCAGGTATTTCTTCTACTTACCATCAGTCATTACATGGTTATAGGGATGTGGAAATTAGGTTTAGATCCTGATAACTCTGCTATTCCATATTTGACTGCTTTAGGTGACTTACTTGGAACAGCATTATTGGGTATTGCTTTTCACATACTTTATGCTATAGGTGATAAGGATAAGGATGTTGGTGACTAA
- the LOC123874005 gene encoding 60S ribosomal protein L37a — translation MAKRTKKVGITGKYGTRYGASLRKMVKKMEVTQHAKYTCSFCGKDAMKRSCVGIWSCKRCKRTVAGGAWVFSTTAASSCRSAVRRLREVK, via the exons ATG GCAAAGCGTACGAAAAAGGTTGGAATTACTGGGAAATATGGCACACGTTACGGTGCCTCCCTCCGTAAAATGGTCAAAAAGATGGAAGTTACTCAACACGCCAAGTATACTTGTTCTTTCTGTGGAAAG gatGCCATGAAACGCAGCTGTGTAGGCATCTGGTCATGCAAGCGTTGTAAGAGGACAGTAGCAGGAGGTGCCTGGGTTTTCTCCACCACTGCAGCTTCTTCATGCAGGTCAGCTGTCAGACGGTTACGTGAAGTCAAGTGA